The Pungitius pungitius chromosome 21, fPunPun2.1, whole genome shotgun sequence genome includes the window CGCCGTGACAGTCTTCTATGATGGCCCGGCTGGTGACGTGCAGGTACACCCTTGTGTCCGTGGTGTGGTGGGTGCGCAGCTGCTGGCACGGGATGGCCAGCGTACTGTTTCTGCAGTGATCTATGAACACTGAGCTACTCACGGGCCCACACAGGATCTCACAGCCGTCGATGTGTTTCAGGTGCAGCGTGCTGGGGGAACCGAACAGGCGGACCTTGCAGTTCGTCAGGTGACTCAACAGCACGTCTCGTTTCTGGACATCCACGGCGGTCTTTGTCAGACTCACGTTGTCCATGTTGGAGAAGCTGCACTGCTCGGACTCTGCGGCCCCGTCCACCTTGGCAACGCCAGAGTCTGTGCGGGTGTCGGCCTCGGGCGACGGCGTTTCCGCCACTTTATCCGTCGCTTTGGTGCGGGCTCGAAAGGCGAACTTCTTCCTGGGCAGAGCCTCCTCTCGGGCCTCGGCGATGGCGGACTGCAGTTTCAGGAGGGCGGCCTGGGCCTTCCTCAGTTCGTACTGCGTTAGAAACAGCATGCTGTCGTTGAGAAACTTCTGCAGCTGGACCGTTTTGGCCGTGGCCTCCTCCAGCCGTCGGGTCACCGCGGCCCGGTCGGCTCCGGAGCAAGCGGACAGCATCTCCTCGATGGACGCCCGCTCGGTGTTGAAAGTGCTGGAAAAGTACTCGCCTTTTTCCTCCGCCACGGACTTGCTGTCTTTGGCTTCCTTCCTCCGCTCGGCGTCCTCTGCCCTCGCCTGGTGCCGCTTCTGAAGTCGCTCTTGTATCATCACGGCGCCACTTTCGCCCGCAAACCCAGTTTCCCGGCTAGCTTCGTGTGTCGCATCCATGTTGTCAAATTGTCAGTTGTTGCGGAAGTGAAGCGTCACGCTGTCTTCTTCGTGGCTTTAGACTGTTTTAGGGTGCTTACCGCCACCTGGCGTTACGAGGATGTCATGACAGGGAATCCTGGGCGGAGACTGTTAGAAATTCCACTAAGATACCTATATTTCCCTCAATGGGAAGGTACCAGAATATTTACATGTGTAAACTGGAAAATAACGGTTAGACCGTACgtaacttttttttgtaatatacatacatttattattattcatttatta containing:
- the tbcc gene encoding tubulin-specific chaperone C, with protein sequence MDATHEASRETGFAGESGAVMIQERLQKRHQARAEDAERRKEAKDSKSVAEEKGEYFSSTFNTERASIEEMLSACSGADRAAVTRRLEEATAKTVQLQKFLNDSMLFLTQYELRKAQAALLKLQSAIAEAREEALPRKKFAFRARTKATDKVAETPSPEADTRTDSGVAKVDGAAESEQCSFSNMDNVSLTKTAVDVQKRDVLLSHLTNCKVRLFGSPSTLHLKHIDGCEILCGPVSSSVFIDHCRNSTLAIPCQQLRTHHTTDTRVYLHVTSRAIIEDCHGVSFAPFSWSYPTLEEDFEVSGLDRDRNNWSQVDDFNWLAAGAHSPNWTVIPEADRKTTWDL